A genomic segment from Peribacillus sp. ACCC06369 encodes:
- a CDS encoding amino acid ABC transporter ATP-binding protein, giving the protein MIVFDRVNKYFGDFHVLKDINLTINKGEVVVVIGPSGSGKSTLLRCINRLETISEGSLSVNGLNVADRKTDINKLRRNIGMVFQHFHLYPHKTVLENIMLAPRKVLGQSEEEAKKIAQKYLEKVGIGDKANSFPSQLSGGQQQRVAIARGLAMGPEIMLFDEPTSALDPEMIGEVLDVMKALAHEGMTMVVVTHEMGFAREVADRIVFMDEGRVLEEASPAEFYANPREERARLFLSRILNH; this is encoded by the coding sequence ATGATTGTTTTTGACCGGGTGAATAAGTATTTTGGTGATTTCCATGTATTGAAGGATATTAATCTTACTATTAATAAAGGGGAGGTGGTAGTAGTCATCGGACCGTCAGGATCAGGGAAAAGTACCCTGCTTCGATGCATTAATCGTCTTGAGACCATTTCGGAAGGCTCCCTTTCCGTTAATGGTTTAAATGTAGCGGATAGAAAAACGGACATAAACAAACTGCGGCGGAATATCGGTATGGTTTTCCAGCATTTTCACTTATATCCTCATAAAACCGTGCTCGAGAACATCATGCTTGCACCCAGGAAGGTTTTAGGACAATCAGAAGAGGAAGCGAAAAAGATTGCGCAAAAGTATCTGGAGAAAGTAGGGATTGGAGATAAGGCGAATTCATTTCCTTCCCAGCTTTCGGGTGGACAGCAGCAAAGGGTAGCGATTGCCAGAGGTTTGGCTATGGGGCCTGAAATCATGCTATTTGATGAACCTACCTCAGCCTTGGATCCAGAAATGATTGGCGAGGTACTGGATGTTATGAAAGCACTTGCCCATGAAGGAATGACGATGGTGGTTGTCACGCACGAAATGGGATTTGCCCGTGAAGTAGCGGATCGAATCGTATTCATGGACGAAGGCAGGGTTTTAGAAGAGGCATCACCGGCTGAGTTTTACGCCAATCCTCGTGAAGAGAGGGCTCGTTTATTTCTTAGCCGTATATTA
- a CDS encoding AEC family transporter: protein MGFLGVLLPIFGIFVLGYVGQKKFKLDTKSISTMALYLMSPFLVFRTFYSAEFTIDYFYLFLFTIVLCLSLILVVYIISFFRNYSVTETSGMILASAFMNNGNYGTPVIFLLFGAAGLDYAIILMVGQQLVMCTIGIYFAAKGSPEGNGVQTALKAVFRMPIVYGAIAGAVFQFVKIPLSNSVMEAINLVANAAIPTIMITLGMQLANISLRKIAYRKLSVSLLLKLAVSPAIAFLLSLALPVDEMVRHIMIIVAAMPTAANTTMYALQFNTEPEFVSSATFISTSLSLITLPIIFFFVL, encoded by the coding sequence ATGGGATTTTTGGGCGTTCTTTTACCGATATTCGGTATTTTTGTTTTAGGGTACGTCGGTCAGAAAAAGTTTAAACTTGATACAAAATCGATTTCCACGATGGCATTATATTTAATGTCACCTTTTCTTGTGTTCCGAACTTTTTATTCCGCAGAATTTACGATTGATTATTTTTATCTGTTCCTTTTCACGATAGTACTCTGTCTTTCTCTCATACTGGTAGTCTATATCATATCGTTTTTCCGTAATTATTCAGTTACCGAAACAAGCGGCATGATATTGGCATCGGCATTCATGAATAACGGGAATTACGGAACACCAGTCATTTTCCTGTTATTCGGTGCAGCAGGACTCGATTATGCGATCATCCTGATGGTGGGTCAGCAGTTAGTCATGTGCACCATTGGCATCTATTTCGCAGCGAAGGGCAGCCCGGAAGGTAATGGAGTCCAAACAGCGCTTAAAGCAGTATTCAGGATGCCAATCGTGTATGGAGCTATTGCAGGTGCGGTTTTTCAGTTTGTGAAAATTCCATTAAGCAATTCGGTTATGGAAGCTATTAACCTTGTTGCAAATGCAGCAATCCCAACAATTATGATTACACTCGGAATGCAGCTAGCCAACATTTCACTGAGAAAAATTGCCTATCGTAAGCTATCAGTTTCACTTCTTCTTAAACTTGCTGTTTCGCCAGCCATTGCATTCCTGTTATCACTTGCCTTACCAGTGGATGAAATGGTCAGGCATATCATGATTATCGTAGCTGCCATGCCAACGGCGGCCAACACTACGATGTATGCGCTCCAATTCAATACAGAACCTGAATTCGTCTCAAGTGCTACGTTCATTAGTACTTCATTAAGCTTGATTACGCTTCCGATTATCTTTTTCTTTGTATTATAG
- a CDS encoding nucleoside deaminase, producing MEMAVRLANENVLAKNGGPFGAIIVKDGKVVGRGCNNVTTANDPTAHAEVQAIRDACRNLNSFQLTDCEIYTSCEPCPMCIGAIYWARPKAIYYSCTKEDAALIGFDDHFIYQELALPMKNRTIKMEQMSFNDHDLPFRTWETHIEKVKY from the coding sequence ATGGAGATGGCCGTTCGGCTAGCAAATGAAAATGTATTGGCAAAGAACGGTGGACCTTTCGGTGCTATAATCGTAAAAGACGGCAAAGTTGTAGGAAGAGGATGTAATAATGTGACAACAGCCAACGATCCCACAGCTCACGCCGAAGTACAGGCGATACGTGATGCATGCAGGAATCTCAATAGCTTCCAGCTTACAGATTGTGAAATATACACTAGCTGCGAACCTTGTCCAATGTGCATCGGTGCCATTTATTGGGCACGTCCAAAAGCCATTTATTACTCATGCACTAAAGAAGACGCTGCACTTATTGGTTTTGATGATCACTTTATATACCAAGAACTTGCCCTGCCAATGAAAAACCGCACTATTAAAATGGAACAAATGTCTTTCAATGACCACGATTTACCATTCCGGACATGGGAGACCCATATTGAAAAAGTAAAATATTAA
- the ade gene encoding adenine deaminase, translated as MKKNLLKRRIDVAAGKTPADCVIKNGQIINVFNGDTYSGDIAIVDGFIAGIGSYEGISEIDAAGKFVSPSFIDGHVHIESSMVRPSELAKILLLHGVTSIVADPHEIANVSGKKGIHYMIEQSGQLPFDFYFMMPSCVPATEFEHSGAVLRSEDLNSFYQNPKVLGLAEVMNFPAVSHTEDDMLQKLYDANRLGKSIDGHAAGLSEQQLNVYMSAGIKTDHECTTAEEAKERLRKGMYLMIREGTVAKDLLNLVPAINELNSRRCLFVTDDRHLDDIVSEGSIDHNVRLSIENGIPPITAIQMATINAAECFGLKEHGAIAPGYKADFLLLDDLDTIIIHSVFKEGKPMVQNNRLLNFPEKEQVIDDGLKHSVKFHEITEDDLAIPFKNNLANIIEITPNSLITKHSIEPVTLNRDGLFQFSEHVDHIKLAVIERHHMTKQLGLGIVKGLGLKSGAIATTVAHDSHNLIIAGTNDQDMLRAAKEIKKMQGGLAVIQNGKILASLPLPIAGLMSECTYMDVVHSLKRIDEALLKLGANRHFNPFLTLAFLALPVIPEIKLTDQGLFSVTEFRHIPIEAVTPADKFNLL; from the coding sequence ATGAAAAAAAACTTGCTTAAAAGGAGAATAGACGTCGCCGCAGGCAAAACGCCTGCAGACTGCGTCATTAAAAACGGGCAAATTATAAATGTATTCAATGGTGATACCTATTCAGGCGATATTGCCATTGTCGATGGTTTTATTGCTGGCATTGGGAGTTATGAGGGTATTTCAGAAATTGATGCTGCTGGAAAATTCGTATCCCCTTCTTTCATTGATGGCCATGTCCACATTGAATCTTCGATGGTCAGGCCTTCTGAACTCGCAAAAATCCTCCTTTTACATGGTGTGACCAGCATCGTTGCGGATCCTCATGAAATAGCCAATGTTTCCGGTAAAAAGGGCATTCATTATATGATTGAACAATCCGGCCAACTTCCTTTTGACTTCTACTTCATGATGCCATCTTGTGTACCTGCTACGGAGTTTGAACATTCTGGCGCTGTCTTAAGAAGTGAAGATCTAAATTCATTTTATCAAAACCCGAAAGTGCTTGGTTTAGCCGAAGTTATGAATTTCCCGGCTGTTTCACATACGGAGGATGATATGCTGCAAAAATTATACGATGCAAATAGACTAGGCAAAAGCATAGATGGCCATGCAGCTGGATTATCCGAACAACAGCTCAATGTTTATATGAGTGCCGGCATTAAAACGGATCATGAATGCACTACAGCGGAAGAGGCAAAAGAAAGACTGCGAAAAGGAATGTATCTTATGATCAGGGAAGGTACTGTTGCCAAAGATTTATTAAACCTGGTTCCAGCCATTAATGAGCTGAACTCCCGCCGTTGTTTATTCGTCACCGATGACCGGCACCTCGATGATATTGTTTCTGAAGGAAGTATCGATCACAACGTTCGACTTTCCATAGAAAATGGTATCCCACCAATTACCGCGATTCAAATGGCGACCATCAATGCTGCAGAATGTTTTGGTTTAAAGGAACACGGTGCTATAGCACCCGGATACAAGGCAGACTTCCTTCTATTAGATGATCTCGATACAATCATCATCCATTCGGTCTTTAAAGAGGGAAAACCTATGGTCCAAAATAATCGATTACTGAACTTTCCTGAAAAGGAACAGGTTATTGACGACGGTTTGAAGCACTCCGTTAAATTTCATGAAATAACGGAAGATGATTTGGCGATACCTTTTAAAAATAATCTTGCTAATATTATTGAGATTACTCCAAACAGTTTGATTACAAAGCATTCGATTGAACCGGTTACACTTAATCGTGATGGTCTATTCCAGTTCTCTGAACATGTTGATCATATAAAACTAGCAGTTATTGAACGGCATCATATGACCAAACAATTAGGTCTTGGAATCGTCAAAGGGCTTGGTTTGAAATCAGGCGCAATTGCCACTACAGTAGCCCATGATTCACATAATTTAATCATTGCCGGCACGAATGACCAAGATATGCTAAGGGCAGCAAAGGAAATCAAAAAGATGCAGGGTGGATTGGCCGTAATCCAAAATGGGAAAATACTAGCTTCCCTTCCCCTTCCAATAGCTGGATTGATGAGTGAATGCACATATATGGATGTGGTTCATTCATTGAAACGAATCGATGAAGCCCTTTTGAAACTCGGTGCCAACAGGCATTTCAACCCTTTCCTTACACTTGCGTTCTTGGCGTTACCTGTCATCCCGGAAATTAAACTGACGGATCAGGGCTTATTTTCCGTTACTGAGTTTAGGCATATTCCTATTGAAGCCGTTACGCCTGCCGATAAGTTCAATCTACTTTGA
- a CDS encoding lactonase family protein, with product MAKHDQQTIIGYIGTYTKGNSKGIYRFTLDTAEGKLSTPVLAAELTDPTYVAISQDKKNLYAILKEAGSGGVSSYSINEESGELTFLGQQLTPNGSSCHISVDSKKQVLITSSYGDGLIESYPLHDNATPLPVSSTIQHEGQGPNEERQEKAHTHFAGFTPDERFIAVVDLGIDKVITYKIHNGVLEEVNSLSVAPGSGPRHLTFHPNGKFAYVMAELVPEVIVLSFDSLSGSFSELQTVRTVPEDFKENNQGSAIHISDDGKFIYAANRGHDSIAVYQIHQETGKLAFVELVSTEGHWPRDFSLDPSGKFLIASNEQSGNLTLFARNEQDGKLTLLQKDVQVPFPVCVKFL from the coding sequence ATGGCAAAACATGATCAACAGACCATCATTGGATATATTGGCACTTACACAAAAGGAAACAGCAAAGGTATTTATCGCTTTACTTTAGATACAGCAGAAGGAAAACTCAGTACACCGGTTCTTGCAGCAGAATTAACTGATCCGACTTATGTCGCCATCAGCCAGGACAAAAAGAATCTCTACGCCATTTTAAAAGAAGCGGGCAGCGGTGGGGTTTCTTCCTATTCGATTAATGAAGAATCGGGTGAACTTACCTTCTTGGGCCAACAATTGACACCGAATGGCTCTTCCTGCCATATAAGTGTCGACAGCAAGAAACAGGTCTTGATCACTTCCAGTTATGGAGATGGCCTGATTGAATCATATCCGCTTCATGACAATGCGACCCCTTTGCCAGTATCATCCACCATTCAACATGAGGGTCAAGGACCGAATGAAGAACGTCAGGAAAAAGCACACACTCACTTCGCTGGTTTCACACCGGATGAAAGGTTCATTGCTGTAGTCGACCTCGGAATAGATAAAGTAATAACCTATAAAATACATAATGGGGTTTTGGAAGAAGTAAACAGTTTATCTGTTGCTCCCGGCAGCGGACCGCGGCATTTGACCTTCCACCCAAACGGAAAATTTGCGTATGTCATGGCAGAACTTGTACCGGAAGTCATTGTTTTGAGCTTCGATAGTCTATCGGGAAGCTTTTCTGAATTGCAAACTGTTCGGACCGTTCCGGAAGATTTCAAGGAAAATAACCAAGGAAGCGCCATTCATATTTCAGATGACGGGAAATTCATTTATGCCGCAAACCGCGGACATGATAGTATTGCCGTTTACCAAATCCATCAAGAAACAGGCAAACTGGCATTCGTGGAACTGGTTTCTACCGAAGGACATTGGCCACGTGATTTTTCATTGGACCCAAGCGGAAAATTCCTGATCGCTTCTAATGAACAATCAGGAAACCTGACACTATTTGCACGGAATGAACAGGACGGAAAATTAACATTGTTGCAAAAAGATGTTCAAGTTCCCTTCCCTGTTTGTGTAAAATTCCTTTAG
- a CDS encoding endonuclease, whose translation MKNSFEVLEKERAMAMAAFVNFNENREYYDESKDQELKRVYYQDDSLDREGLKDLLVTTHKNQLNYSPHRHVYPWVDLQENGKLKSLYSGKGMDPVEVIEEDIRILEVLSRGIESTKMDNMLVNCEHVVPQSWFNKKEPMRGDLHHLFACEPTCNSSRSNFPYYDFEDYIPEASAAGIKAGCGKSDEGKFEPEYGKGIVARATMYFLLRYEGIIDSGKINLALLLEWHRLFPVSIYEKHRNQAIHEIQGNRNPFIDFPEMAEKWN comes from the coding sequence ATGAAGAATAGTTTTGAAGTACTTGAAAAAGAACGGGCAATGGCAATGGCTGCGTTTGTGAACTTCAATGAAAACCGCGAATACTATGATGAATCCAAAGATCAGGAACTTAAGCGTGTATACTATCAAGATGATTCCTTGGACCGAGAAGGATTGAAGGACCTGCTTGTGACAACCCATAAAAACCAGCTGAACTACTCACCACATCGTCATGTTTACCCTTGGGTGGACTTACAGGAAAATGGCAAACTGAAAAGTCTGTATTCCGGTAAAGGAATGGATCCTGTGGAAGTCATTGAGGAAGATATCCGTATACTTGAAGTGTTGTCAAGAGGCATTGAATCAACAAAGATGGACAACATGCTCGTTAATTGTGAACATGTCGTACCTCAATCATGGTTCAATAAAAAAGAACCGATGAGGGGAGATTTGCACCATCTGTTTGCTTGTGAACCAACTTGTAACAGCAGCCGGAGTAACTTTCCATACTATGATTTTGAGGATTATATCCCAGAAGCATCGGCTGCCGGTATAAAGGCGGGTTGCGGGAAATCTGATGAAGGTAAATTCGAACCTGAATATGGAAAAGGTATCGTAGCGAGAGCTACCATGTATTTTTTATTAAGATATGAGGGAATCATCGATAGCGGCAAAATTAACCTGGCACTGCTTTTGGAATGGCACCGGCTTTTTCCGGTCAGCATTTATGAAAAACATAGAAACCAGGCTATACATGAAATTCAGGGTAATCGAAACCCATTTATAGATTTTCCGGAAATGGCGGAGAAATGGAATTAA
- a CDS encoding CoA pyrophosphatase → MKTEDITKKLTLHTPEILGSGNFSKYAVLVPLIEKEDGIHVLFEERSHKLRRQPGDICFPGGKIDKLDHDEQAAALRETYEELNLNKEDIYNVFPIDYLVSPFGMIVYPYAGFVRDHQRIIPNPAEVETIFTVPLSFFMEKPPEIFHVKYKVEPHENFPHDLIFGGENYKWQPKQMEEYFYLYNDRVIWGMTAKILTHFIEILR, encoded by the coding sequence ATGAAAACTGAAGATATAACAAAAAAACTCACATTACATACCCCTGAAATTTTAGGGAGTGGGAATTTTTCAAAGTATGCCGTATTGGTACCCCTAATAGAGAAGGAGGATGGAATACACGTTCTATTTGAAGAGCGTTCACACAAACTGAGGAGGCAGCCAGGGGATATCTGTTTTCCAGGCGGTAAAATAGACAAGTTGGACCATGATGAACAGGCGGCTGCACTAAGGGAGACATACGAGGAACTTAATTTAAATAAAGAAGATATCTATAATGTCTTTCCAATTGATTATTTGGTATCTCCTTTTGGCATGATTGTTTATCCTTATGCAGGATTTGTTCGTGACCATCAACGGATAATACCTAATCCAGCTGAGGTAGAAACCATTTTTACGGTCCCGCTATCCTTTTTCATGGAAAAACCGCCAGAGATATTTCATGTGAAGTATAAAGTGGAACCACATGAAAACTTCCCCCATGATTTAATCTTTGGCGGAGAGAATTATAAATGGCAGCCAAAACAGATGGAAGAATATTTTTACTTATATAACGATCGTGTAATCTGGGGAATGACAGCAAAAATCCTTACCCATTTTATTGAAATTCTTCGTTAG
- a CDS encoding aspartate aminotransferase family protein: MQVEKQGQDLKAMDGKYVWHHMKGAEPNPGTMVVKNGQGAWITDVDGNRYLDGMSGLWCVNVGYGRTELAEAAYEQLKELPYAPLTNSHIPAIKLAEKLNEWLGGDYVIFFSNSGSEANETAFKIARQYHQQKGEHGRYKFISRYRGYHGNSMGALAATGQAQRKYKYEPLAPGFLHVSPPDTYRNPEDESGEKSAAEIDRTITWELSETVAAVIMEPIITGGGVLMPPDGYMKRVKEICEKNGVLLISDEVICGFGRTGKKFGFMNYDVKPDIVTMAKGITSAYLPLSATAVKREIYEAYIGTDDYDRFRHVNTFGGNPASCALALKNIEIYENEKLIERSKELGFRLLQEFEEIKSHPNVGDVRGKGLLVGIELVEDKGIKQPIELSKINKMIASCKEKGLIIGKNGDTVAGFNNVLTLAPPLSITEEDFLFIVTTVKRALTEL, translated from the coding sequence ATGCAGGTTGAAAAACAGGGTCAGGATCTTAAGGCAATGGATGGCAAATATGTTTGGCATCATATGAAAGGGGCTGAACCCAACCCTGGGACAATGGTGGTCAAAAACGGGCAAGGAGCATGGATAACGGATGTTGATGGAAATCGCTACTTGGATGGGATGTCAGGGTTATGGTGTGTCAACGTGGGTTATGGTCGAACGGAACTGGCTGAAGCAGCTTACGAACAGTTGAAGGAACTTCCTTATGCCCCTTTAACGAACAGCCACATTCCGGCTATTAAGCTAGCAGAGAAGTTAAATGAATGGCTGGGTGGGGATTATGTGATTTTCTTCTCTAACAGCGGTTCAGAAGCAAATGAGACTGCTTTTAAAATTGCTCGGCAGTATCATCAGCAAAAAGGTGAACATGGACGTTATAAATTCATTTCCCGTTATCGCGGCTATCATGGAAATTCGATGGGAGCCCTGGCAGCTACCGGGCAGGCGCAGCGGAAGTATAAATATGAACCACTCGCCCCAGGATTTCTTCATGTATCACCGCCTGATACTTACCGAAATCCAGAGGATGAAAGCGGCGAAAAAAGTGCGGCGGAAATTGACCGTACCATTACATGGGAGTTGAGCGAAACGGTGGCTGCGGTAATAATGGAACCTATCATCACAGGAGGCGGAGTTTTGATGCCACCTGATGGATATATGAAACGTGTGAAAGAAATTTGTGAGAAAAATGGCGTCCTTCTCATTTCGGATGAGGTCATTTGCGGGTTTGGCCGTACTGGGAAGAAATTCGGATTTATGAACTATGATGTAAAACCGGACATCGTAACAATGGCTAAAGGAATCACAAGCGCTTACCTGCCGTTATCCGCCACAGCCGTCAAACGTGAAATTTATGAAGCATACATCGGTACAGATGATTATGACCGCTTTCGTCATGTAAATACTTTTGGTGGCAATCCAGCTTCCTGTGCCCTTGCTTTGAAGAATATTGAAATATATGAAAATGAAAAACTTATAGAACGTTCTAAAGAGTTAGGGTTTCGCTTGCTGCAAGAATTTGAAGAAATCAAATCTCATCCTAATGTTGGCGATGTGCGTGGGAAAGGTTTGTTGGTAGGAATTGAACTGGTGGAAGATAAAGGGATAAAACAGCCGATCGAACTTTCCAAAATCAATAAAATGATTGCGTCATGCAAAGAAAAGGGGCTGATCATAGGTAAAAATGGTGATACGGTAGCGGGCTTCAATAATGTCCTGACCCTTGCTCCTCCACTTAGCATAACTGAAGAGGACTTCTTATTCATCGTAACGACAGTAAAGCGAGCGCTAACAGAACTATAA
- a CDS encoding CoA-acylating methylmalonate-semialdehyde dehydrogenase, whose translation MAVINDVETLKNYIGGKWVDSSTSKHEEVPNPATGEALAIVPLSTREDVNQAVKVAKNAYKEWKKVAVPKRARFLFRYQQLLIEHWDELAKLVTIENGKSYTEAYGEVQRGIECVEFAAGAPTLMMGSQLPDISPGIESGMYRYPMGVVAGITPFNFPMMVPCWMFPLAIACGNTFILKPSERTPLLANRLVELLTEAGVPDGVVNIVHGAHDVVNGILEHEDIKAVSFVGSQPVAEYVYKTAAANKKRVQALSGAKNHSIVMPDADLENAVTNITNAAFGSAGERCMAASVVVAVGEVGDSLVERLKAAADDIKIGNGMDKGVFLGPVIRDTHKKRTEQYIEIGEKEGAVLLRDGRNEGDQENGYYVGPTLFDHVNTNMKIWSDEIFAPVLSIVRVNTLEEAIDLTNQSEFANGACLYTDSAKAIREFREEIDAGMLGINLGVPAPMAFFPFSGYKSSFYGDLHANGKDGVEFYTRKKMLTARY comes from the coding sequence ATGGCAGTTATCAATGATGTAGAAACGTTGAAAAATTATATCGGTGGCAAATGGGTGGATTCCTCAACATCGAAACATGAAGAAGTGCCAAATCCGGCAACAGGAGAAGCTTTGGCAATCGTACCCCTTTCCACAAGGGAAGATGTAAACCAAGCGGTTAAGGTTGCTAAAAATGCGTATAAAGAATGGAAAAAGGTGGCCGTGCCAAAAAGGGCGCGCTTCTTATTCCGTTACCAGCAATTATTGATAGAACACTGGGATGAACTGGCAAAGCTGGTCACGATTGAAAATGGAAAAAGCTATACAGAAGCATATGGTGAGGTTCAACGTGGGATTGAATGCGTGGAGTTCGCTGCAGGTGCGCCTACCTTAATGATGGGCAGTCAACTTCCTGACATTTCTCCAGGCATTGAATCTGGCATGTACCGTTATCCAATGGGTGTCGTTGCCGGGATTACGCCGTTTAATTTCCCGATGATGGTGCCATGTTGGATGTTCCCGCTTGCAATAGCCTGTGGCAATACGTTTATTTTAAAACCTTCAGAACGGACACCGCTCTTAGCCAACCGTCTTGTAGAATTATTGACGGAAGCCGGTGTTCCGGATGGTGTCGTCAATATTGTCCATGGTGCCCATGATGTCGTGAACGGGATTTTGGAACATGAAGACATTAAAGCGGTATCTTTTGTAGGATCCCAGCCTGTCGCAGAGTATGTTTACAAAACGGCAGCTGCCAATAAAAAACGTGTCCAGGCTTTATCAGGAGCGAAAAACCATTCAATCGTCATGCCTGATGCAGACCTGGAAAATGCGGTAACGAACATAACCAATGCCGCTTTCGGATCTGCAGGCGAGCGCTGCATGGCTGCATCGGTGGTAGTTGCAGTGGGAGAAGTGGGAGATTCGCTCGTTGAGAGATTAAAGGCTGCAGCGGATGACATCAAGATTGGAAATGGAATGGATAAGGGCGTTTTCCTTGGACCCGTGATCCGTGATACACATAAAAAGAGAACAGAACAATATATTGAAATTGGGGAAAAAGAAGGAGCTGTCCTCCTTCGTGATGGCAGGAATGAAGGCGATCAGGAAAATGGCTATTACGTTGGACCGACATTATTTGATCATGTAAATACAAACATGAAAATATGGAGTGATGAAATTTTTGCCCCTGTCTTATCCATAGTACGGGTTAATACCCTTGAAGAAGCAATCGATTTGACCAATCAATCCGAATTTGCCAATGGTGCCTGCCTCTATACGGATAGTGCAAAAGCCATCCGGGAATTTCGTGAAGAAATTGATGCAGGAATGCTTGGTATTAACCTTGGGGTACCCGCGCCAATGGCATTCTTTCCATTTTCCGGATATAAAAGTTCGTTTTATGGAGACCTTCATGCCAATGGAAAAGACGGAGTGGAATTTTACACTAGAAAGAAAATGTTAACGGCAAGATACTGA
- a CDS encoding GNAT family protein — MNVKDIYGQLPIIESKRLVMRKVTMSDAENMFAYASNSEVSRYVTWEAHRSLSDTKDFIRFILQNYEDKKIAPWGIQHKESGKLIGTIDFVSWQVNHHSAEIGYVLAPEYWGSGLMTEAAQKIIAFGFENMNLVRIQARCFVENFGSERVMQKAGMSFEGVIRKGMFVKGKHQDLKLYSIIK, encoded by the coding sequence ATGAACGTGAAAGACATATATGGACAGCTGCCTATTATAGAATCAAAACGGTTGGTTATGAGGAAAGTCACCATGAGTGATGCAGAAAACATGTTCGCGTATGCATCCAACAGTGAAGTTTCCCGCTACGTAACATGGGAAGCCCATCGTTCCCTAAGTGATACAAAGGATTTTATCAGATTCATCCTACAAAATTATGAGGATAAGAAAATCGCTCCATGGGGCATACAACACAAGGAAAGTGGTAAGTTGATTGGTACTATTGACTTTGTTTCATGGCAGGTTAATCATCATAGTGCCGAAATCGGGTATGTATTGGCACCCGAATATTGGGGGAGTGGCTTAATGACTGAGGCTGCCCAAAAGATAATTGCCTTTGGCTTCGAAAATATGAACCTGGTTCGAATACAAGCACGCTGCTTCGTTGAAAATTTTGGTTCAGAGCGAGTCATGCAAAAGGCGGGTATGTCTTTTGAGGGAGTCATAAGAAAAGGAATGTTTGTTAAGGGAAAGCATCAAGACCTAAAGCTATACTCCATTATTAAATGA
- a CDS encoding D-2-hydroxyacid dehydrogenase, whose protein sequence is MPKRKLIISQNLNVLLLQKIKELVPEWTVITGRSPEIWKDHLADVEVIAGWKTEMAESIDASEVKWIQTWSAGVNALPLESLEQKNVQITTANGVHAYPISETIFALMLALTRKIDTYIKQQQVKTWHHANMKQEIHEKTIGIIGVGKIGKETAKIAKAFGMSVLGMRHSGKSEEFVDEMFTQNQLNDLLPKCDYIVVTLPLTPETRNMFGKNEFRLMKPSAFFINIGRGNLVIQNELVQALKDKDIAGAGLDVFETEPLPGKSPLWEMDNVIITPHTSGNTEYYDQRLIQDIFMPNLENYLNGKHPSINLLDYRKGY, encoded by the coding sequence ATGCCAAAAAGAAAACTCATAATAAGCCAAAACTTGAATGTGCTCTTATTACAGAAGATTAAAGAATTGGTTCCCGAGTGGACTGTCATCACCGGAAGATCTCCGGAAATATGGAAGGATCATCTAGCCGATGTTGAAGTAATCGCAGGCTGGAAAACGGAAATGGCTGAATCCATCGATGCAAGCGAAGTAAAATGGATCCAGACATGGAGTGCCGGAGTGAATGCCTTACCCCTGGAAAGTTTGGAACAAAAGAACGTGCAGATTACAACTGCAAATGGCGTCCATGCCTATCCCATTTCAGAAACCATTTTCGCGTTAATGCTTGCTTTAACAAGAAAAATAGATACATATATTAAGCAACAGCAGGTGAAGACTTGGCATCACGCAAATATGAAGCAGGAAATTCATGAAAAGACCATCGGGATCATCGGTGTTGGAAAAATCGGAAAGGAAACAGCTAAAATTGCCAAGGCTTTTGGCATGTCCGTATTAGGAATGCGCCATTCCGGTAAATCTGAAGAATTTGTCGATGAGATGTTCACACAAAATCAATTGAATGATCTCCTTCCTAAGTGCGATTATATTGTCGTGACATTACCATTGACCCCAGAAACACGGAATATGTTCGGGAAAAACGAATTCCGACTAATGAAGCCTTCCGCTTTTTTCATTAATATAGGAAGGGGAAATCTCGTTATTCAAAACGAATTGGTCCAAGCTCTCAAGGACAAAGATATTGCTGGTGCTGGACTTGATGTGTTTGAAACGGAGCCACTTCCTGGGAAGAGCCCATTATGGGAGATGGACAATGTAATCATCACGCCGCACACATCCGGTAATACGGAATATTACGACCAACGGCTTATTCAGGATATTTTCATGCCGAATTTAGAGAATTACCTAAATGGTAAACACCCCTCAATTAATTTACTTGATTACAGAAAAGGGTATTAA